A part of Maridesulfovibrio hydrothermalis AM13 = DSM 14728 genomic DNA contains:
- the cbiD gene encoding cobalt-precorrin-5B (C(1))-methyltransferase CbiD yields MSKVKHGLKEGFTTGSSATAAAMSALRVRLGGTAPKQIEIPLPVKGTLNIPVERVEKTDGCVRGVVIKDGGDDPDATHGKEIHALVEIIAGDELQVNISGGKGVGTVTLPGLPVAVGEPAINPVPRKQIIAGILKELSESDPDFCGTVKVCIEVPEGKIIAENTMNARLGILGGISILGTQGIVRPFSHASWKASIAQALNVSRASGLDNIVFTTGRRSERFYMEHHAGTSEINMVQAADFFKFSMQQATLKKFSKVRWSLFIGKLVKHAMGFPYTHAKDWAINFPQLSDWCAELGISTELTKEIRTANTARQVFDMIPVENKKEYLKMLTGKARANAIAFSGNKELDVEYFLFDFDGSLIHQPGD; encoded by the coding sequence ATGAGTAAAGTCAAACACGGCCTCAAAGAAGGATTCACTACTGGATCATCCGCAACAGCGGCGGCAATGTCCGCATTACGTGTCCGCTTAGGCGGGACTGCTCCAAAACAAATTGAAATTCCTCTGCCGGTAAAAGGGACTCTCAACATTCCAGTTGAGCGGGTTGAAAAAACTGACGGCTGTGTCCGTGGTGTTGTCATAAAAGACGGCGGCGATGATCCCGATGCCACCCACGGCAAAGAAATTCATGCCCTTGTTGAAATTATTGCAGGTGATGAATTGCAAGTAAATATTTCCGGCGGCAAAGGTGTCGGCACAGTCACTCTGCCCGGCCTGCCGGTTGCGGTGGGCGAGCCTGCCATCAATCCAGTACCCCGCAAACAGATTATTGCCGGAATTCTTAAAGAACTTTCCGAATCTGATCCTGATTTCTGCGGAACAGTTAAGGTCTGCATTGAAGTGCCTGAAGGAAAAATTATTGCTGAAAATACAATGAACGCACGCCTTGGAATTCTGGGCGGCATTTCGATTTTAGGCACTCAGGGAATAGTTCGACCTTTCAGCCATGCCTCATGGAAGGCATCTATTGCGCAAGCCTTAAATGTTTCACGGGCCTCAGGACTAGATAATATAGTTTTCACGACAGGCCGCAGAAGTGAACGTTTTTATATGGAACACCATGCAGGAACTTCTGAAATAAATATGGTGCAGGCTGCTGATTTTTTTAAATTCTCCATGCAGCAGGCCACTCTTAAAAAATTCAGTAAAGTACGCTGGTCCCTTTTCATCGGCAAACTGGTCAAACATGCCATGGGGTTTCCGTATACCCACGCCAAAGACTGGGCTATCAATTTTCCGCAACTATCCGACTGGTGCGCAGAGCTGGGCATCAGTACAGAGCTGACAAAAGAAATCCGGACTGCAAACACAGCCCGGCAGGTATTTGATATGATCCCGGTTGAAAATAAAAAAGAATATTTAAAGATGCTCACCGGAAAAGCCCGCGCCAATGCAATCGCCTTTTCAGGTAATAAAGAGCTGGACGTAGAATATTTTTTATTTGATTTTGACGGTAGCCTTATCCATCAGCCCGGCGATTAA
- a CDS encoding bifunctional cobalt-precorrin-7 (C(5))-methyltransferase/cobalt-precorrin-6B (C(15))-methyltransferase, whose translation MKHLLQIIGLTPGSLEPPASAVEIIFQADILTGGKRLLDSFPDFKGEKLAFISPVTDYAEKLNKLLKDDKKIVLLADGDPLLFGVAESLAQLICADHVEIIPAPSTVQFAAARLGRSWKEFEIISLHGRTDYSPLWGAMQQEQSCAVYTDKNNSPAVIAKTLLDKGIDNYEMTVLAELNTESETITQGSLESFCESDCPALNLVLLTTLKTTDRQIFGRDDDSFIRQKGLITKFPVRATGIALLDLRPNQTVWDLGGGCGSVAIEASFIGHSSKFYAVEKSAERLQMIEKNIRRFRAWTVTAVHGTMPEALKDLPDPDRIFIGGGIGRDDSVIKEAAQRLKAGGRIVIHTILIGSFERTRRVFESLGWEWQSMQIQASTSDKLAGDVRYKAQNPVTIIWADKPEGH comes from the coding sequence ATGAAACATCTTCTTCAGATAATCGGGCTGACCCCGGGCAGCCTTGAACCTCCTGCTTCTGCTGTTGAAATAATTTTTCAGGCAGATATTTTAACCGGTGGCAAGAGACTTCTTGACTCTTTTCCTGATTTTAAAGGTGAAAAGCTGGCATTCATTTCTCCCGTTACCGACTACGCCGAGAAGCTCAATAAGCTCCTTAAAGATGACAAAAAAATAGTTCTTCTCGCTGACGGAGATCCTCTCCTTTTCGGTGTTGCAGAATCACTTGCACAACTCATTTGTGCAGATCATGTAGAAATTATTCCCGCTCCATCCACTGTGCAGTTCGCAGCGGCGCGCCTCGGCAGAAGCTGGAAGGAATTTGAAATCATTTCCCTGCATGGCAGGACAGACTATTCCCCCTTGTGGGGAGCCATGCAGCAAGAACAGTCCTGTGCTGTATACACAGATAAAAACAACTCTCCTGCGGTCATTGCTAAGACCCTTTTAGACAAGGGCATAGATAATTATGAAATGACAGTGCTTGCTGAACTTAATACTGAATCTGAAACAATCACTCAGGGCAGTTTAGAAAGTTTCTGCGAGTCAGATTGCCCGGCTTTAAATCTTGTGCTTCTGACTACCTTGAAAACAACTGACCGACAGATTTTCGGCCGCGATGATGATAGTTTCATCCGTCAAAAAGGATTGATTACTAAATTTCCAGTGCGCGCCACGGGTATTGCACTGCTTGATTTGCGCCCGAACCAGACGGTATGGGATCTTGGAGGCGGGTGCGGCTCTGTCGCAATTGAGGCTTCTTTTATCGGACATAGTTCAAAATTTTACGCTGTGGAGAAAAGTGCTGAGCGGTTGCAGATGATTGAAAAAAATATTCGCAGGTTCAGAGCATGGACCGTTACAGCCGTGCACGGAACAATGCCTGAAGCTCTAAAAGACTTACCGGACCCGGACCGTATTTTTATAGGCGGCGGTATCGGCAGGGATGACAGTGTCATTAAAGAGGCAGCCCAAAGACTTAAAGCCGGCGGACGTATTGTAATTCACACTATTCTCATCGGCAGTTTTGAACGCACACGAAGAGTTTTTGAATCGCTTGGATGGGAATGGCAATCCATGCAGATTCAAGCATCCACATCAGACAAACTGGCCGGAGATGTCCGCTATAAAGCACAAAATCCGGTCACTATAATATGGGCAGACAAACCCGAAGGACACTAG
- the cobM gene encoding precorrin-4 C(11)-methyltransferase, translating into MGKVYFIGAGPGDPELITVKGQRIIREAGLVLYAGSLVPKAVIAEAADNACIKDSASMSLEETNKLLVEHALKGETVARVHTGDPALYGAVQEQARLLEQAFIEYEIIPGVTSACAAAAASGASFTVPGGTQTLILTRMAGRTPVPESESLEKLAAHNSAMAIYLSAGNPSGIQKQLLAGGLAGQTPVIIGYRIGWPEQKSVETTLENLANTAEEQGFKRQTIFMILPGKGGNSESLLYDAGFSHMFRNGED; encoded by the coding sequence ATGGGCAAAGTATATTTTATCGGAGCAGGACCGGGTGATCCAGAACTTATCACTGTTAAGGGACAGCGTATTATTCGCGAAGCCGGACTGGTTTTATACGCCGGATCGCTGGTTCCGAAAGCGGTTATTGCTGAAGCTGCTGATAATGCATGCATAAAAGACTCCGCATCCATGTCCCTTGAAGAAACGAACAAGCTCTTGGTCGAACATGCTTTAAAAGGCGAAACCGTTGCCCGCGTACATACCGGAGACCCTGCTTTGTACGGAGCGGTGCAGGAGCAGGCCAGACTCTTGGAGCAGGCATTCATTGAATATGAAATAATTCCCGGAGTAACTTCAGCCTGCGCAGCGGCGGCAGCTTCAGGTGCATCTTTTACCGTACCGGGGGGAACTCAAACTTTGATTCTGACCCGCATGGCAGGACGCACCCCTGTTCCGGAAAGCGAGAGTCTAGAAAAACTTGCTGCTCACAATTCTGCCATGGCCATCTACCTTTCAGCGGGTAATCCTTCCGGTATTCAGAAACAGCTTCTTGCCGGCGGCCTTGCAGGACAGACTCCGGTAATCATTGGTTACCGCATCGGCTGGCCGGAACAGAAATCAGTGGAAACCACACTTGAAAATCTGGCAAACACGGCAGAAGAGCAGGGATTCAAGCGGCAGACGATTTTTATGATTTTACCGGGCAAAGGCGGTAACAGCGAATCGCTGCTCTATGATGCAGGATTCAGCCACATGTTTAGAAACGGGGAGGACTGA
- a CDS encoding secondary thiamine-phosphate synthase enzyme YjbQ, with the protein MEVLKINTDQREEMIDITGKVRTLIRQNGWQSGAVLLYCPHTTGAVTVNEGADPSVVRDIIINMRKLVPHQGDYHHMEGNSDAHIKTSLFGPEQMLIVEDGDLMLGTWQRIFFCEFDGPRSRKLWVKWLAG; encoded by the coding sequence ATGGAAGTACTGAAAATTAATACTGACCAACGTGAGGAAATGATCGACATCACAGGAAAAGTACGCACCCTGATCCGCCAAAACGGATGGCAGTCCGGTGCGGTACTGCTATACTGTCCCCACACAACCGGCGCAGTCACTGTTAACGAAGGAGCTGACCCCAGCGTAGTCCGCGACATTATTATAAACATGCGCAAACTGGTTCCCCACCAAGGAGACTACCATCACATGGAGGGCAATTCTGACGCGCATATCAAAACCAGCTTGTTCGGCCCCGAACAAATGCTGATAGTCGAGGACGGAGACCTTATGCTCGGCACATGGCAGCGTATCTTTTTCTGCGAATTTGACGGACCGAGAAGCCGTAAACTCTGGGTTAAGTGGCTGGCAGGGTAG
- a CDS encoding DUF4389 domain-containing protein, translating to MDHQKNHNIGRADILKRLIRTIICIIAFALVRILLHAIVFLQFIFLLVLTKHNEPLRSLGNKLTTYAYELLRYSTLNGNRRPFPFSNLPADNECERPTSDIDYS from the coding sequence ATGGATCACCAGAAAAACCATAACATCGGCCGCGCAGATATACTTAAAAGACTCATCAGAACCATTATCTGCATCATCGCTTTTGCGCTGGTGCGCATACTGCTTCACGCCATTGTATTCCTGCAGTTTATCTTTTTGCTTGTTTTGACCAAACACAATGAACCTCTGCGCAGTCTAGGCAACAAGCTCACTACCTATGCATATGAACTGCTTAGATATTCAACCTTGAACGGCAATCGCAGACCTTTTCCTTTTTCCAATCTTCCCGCCGACAACGAGTGTGAACGCCCAACTTCTGATATAGACTATTCCTAA
- a CDS encoding SpoIIE family protein phosphatase translates to MSIRKKLFFLLLAFSLIPLLVVSVISRQGIQDFGQTQSERLRSSMIEILTGEMRQSAVDSAKLVQQQAISLEFALKAIAAEAEDVLNDPVSGLPKVFFAEDFNTKGREPDDFGPSPQYYVISETGSKTPSSISLEEPVFYYPPGKDFLKKDQNLARLYYLKPELKEFFAQAGTALHRVYITLNSGLHMAYPGHGSYPETYNPLKRAWFTEAVRTDTIVWGKFIDASTGQQIYTISKPIKGRNGKIIGVAAIDIQLVEILRKNDLTSQWSNAIQAFVVGPVAVKNGVGLHIWAEAGHNESNLSWKSQLPGKVSYLKSSDTKKLDKMVKSITLGKSGVLRMPFNGVDSVWAYAPFRGQGSYVLIVPEKVITAVPDIAAQETLNLSNKLYVAVGVAAIFTLLTVALVAFLGSRKIIAPLIQMTRAAEKISDGDLSVHVDVKTGDERETLAEAFNSMIPKLQDHMRISKSMELAQEVHDSLLPEMPPQVNGLDISGLSISCDEIGGDYFDYYIPPATGGTGILLGDVTGHGVSAALLMTTGRAHLKHASNNNASLADRIGKVNKLLCSDIGDTGRFMTLFCMEISPDNSSAVYVRAGHDPATIYNPATGEKRDLIGDPMLALGIFDESNYDEFKVDLEEGEIIFIGTDGIWEARNHSDEMFGRNRLDKLIMAGADKSAEEIQRDIIAAVYEFQDGMEQEDDITLVIIKVNNFNRE, encoded by the coding sequence ATGAGCATACGTAAAAAACTTTTTTTTCTATTGCTGGCATTCAGCCTTATTCCACTGCTGGTGGTCTCAGTTATCAGCAGGCAGGGTATTCAGGATTTCGGACAGACCCAGTCTGAACGACTGCGGTCCAGCATGATCGAGATTCTGACGGGAGAAATGCGCCAGTCTGCGGTCGATTCTGCCAAACTGGTACAGCAGCAGGCAATTTCTCTTGAATTTGCTCTAAAAGCTATTGCTGCTGAAGCCGAGGACGTGCTTAACGATCCGGTCAGCGGGTTGCCTAAAGTATTCTTTGCTGAGGATTTCAATACCAAAGGCAGGGAGCCTGACGACTTCGGCCCCTCCCCGCAGTATTATGTAATTAGTGAAACCGGAAGCAAAACGCCCTCATCTATCAGTTTAGAAGAACCTGTTTTTTACTATCCCCCCGGCAAGGATTTCCTGAAAAAGGACCAGAATCTTGCCCGCCTTTATTATCTGAAACCGGAATTAAAAGAGTTTTTTGCACAGGCCGGAACAGCTCTGCATCGGGTCTACATCACTCTGAACTCCGGTCTGCATATGGCATATCCCGGTCACGGCAGCTATCCGGAAACATACAACCCGCTCAAAAGAGCGTGGTTTACCGAGGCCGTCAGAACCGATACCATCGTCTGGGGCAAATTCATTGATGCCAGTACAGGGCAACAAATCTACACCATTTCTAAGCCCATCAAAGGGCGCAACGGTAAAATTATCGGCGTGGCGGCAATTGATATTCAACTGGTTGAAATTTTGCGTAAAAACGACCTTACATCCCAGTGGTCCAATGCAATTCAAGCCTTTGTGGTCGGTCCGGTAGCCGTTAAGAATGGAGTCGGGTTGCACATCTGGGCTGAGGCCGGACACAATGAATCCAACCTTTCATGGAAATCTCAGCTTCCGGGTAAAGTCAGCTATTTAAAGTCATCTGATACAAAAAAACTTGATAAAATGGTTAAGTCCATCACCCTTGGAAAATCAGGTGTATTGCGCATGCCTTTTAACGGGGTAGATTCTGTCTGGGCATATGCACCTTTCCGCGGTCAGGGCAGTTACGTTCTTATCGTACCGGAAAAAGTGATCACCGCAGTGCCGGACATAGCAGCGCAGGAAACCTTAAACCTGAGCAACAAACTCTATGTCGCAGTTGGTGTGGCCGCAATCTTTACCCTGCTGACCGTTGCGCTTGTAGCTTTTCTGGGCAGCCGCAAAATCATCGCCCCTCTCATTCAGATGACCCGCGCTGCTGAAAAAATTTCCGACGGAGATCTTTCCGTGCATGTTGATGTCAAAACCGGAGACGAGCGGGAAACTCTGGCCGAAGCTTTCAATTCCATGATCCCCAAACTTCAGGATCACATGCGCATCAGCAAATCAATGGAACTGGCGCAGGAGGTGCATGACAGCCTGCTCCCTGAAATGCCGCCGCAGGTCAACGGTCTTGATATTTCAGGACTCAGCATTTCATGCGACGAAATCGGCGGCGACTATTTTGATTACTACATACCGCCAGCCACCGGTGGAACAGGGATTCTACTCGGCGATGTTACCGGACACGGAGTTTCCGCAGCCCTGCTCATGACCACCGGTCGCGCGCACCTTAAACATGCATCAAACAACAATGCATCGCTGGCAGACAGAATCGGTAAGGTTAACAAGTTACTCTGTTCCGACATAGGCGATACGGGCCGCTTCATGACCCTGTTCTGCATGGAGATATCACCGGATAATTCGAGCGCAGTCTACGTGCGCGCCGGACATGATCCGGCAACCATTTATAATCCGGCAACAGGTGAAAAACGTGACTTGATAGGTGACCCTATGCTCGCGCTCGGTATCTTTGATGAGAGCAACTATGATGAATTCAAAGTTGACCTTGAAGAAGGTGAGATTATTTTCATCGGCACGGACGGCATCTGGGAGGCCCGTAATCACAGTGATGAAATGTTCGGCCGTAACCGCCTTGATAAACTGATCATGGCCGGCGCTGACAAAAGTGCTGAAGAAATTCAACGGGACATCATTGCCGCTGTATATGAATTTCAGGATGGTATGGAGCAGGAAGATGATATAACTTTAGTCATCATCAAAGTTAATAACTTCAACCGCGAGTAG
- a CDS encoding cysteine-rich small domain-containing protein — protein MENSHRFFRNNECRYFPCHDTSDEFSFNCLFCFCPLYLLEDCGGRYELTNGIKNCTRCKVPHRPDGYDYIIKKLKQQNSKLI, from the coding sequence ATGGAAAACAGCCATCGCTTTTTCAGGAACAACGAATGCCGTTATTTTCCCTGCCACGACACATCAGATGAATTCAGTTTCAACTGTCTGTTCTGCTTCTGCCCGCTATACCTTCTTGAAGATTGCGGCGGACGATACGAACTCACTAACGGCATTAAAAATTGCACCCGCTGCAAAGTTCCACATCGTCCAGACGGATATGACTATATAATTAAGAAGCTTAAACAACAAAACTCCAAATTGATTTAA